One region of Lathamus discolor isolate bLatDis1 chromosome 2, bLatDis1.hap1, whole genome shotgun sequence genomic DNA includes:
- the LOC136008776 gene encoding myelin P2 protein, with protein MCNRFVGTWKLISSENFDDYMKELGVGLATRKLGGLAKPNVIISMKGDIVTIRTESTFKNTTISFKLGQQFDETTADDRKVKSVVTLEKGALVQVQKWNGKDTTIKRRLVDGKMVVECAMRGVVCTRVYERV; from the exons ATGTGTAACCGATTTGTGGGCACCTGGAAACTCATCTCCAGTGAAAATTTTGATGACTATATGAAAGAATTGG GAGTTGGCTTAGCTACTCGGAAATTAGGTGGCCTGGCAAAGCCTAATGTGATCATCAGTATGAAGGGGGACATAGTAACCATCAGAACTGAAAGCACCTTCAAAAATACAACGATCTCTTTCAAATTGGGCCAGCAGTTCGATGAAACAACAGCAGATGACCGGAAAGTCAAG AGTGTCGTAACCTTGGAGAAAGGGGCATTGGTGCAAGTGCAGAAGTGGAATGGCAAAGACACTACAATAAAGAGAAGACTGGTTGATGGCAAAATGGTGGTG GAATGTGCCATGAGAGGAGTTGTCTGCACTAGAGTCTATGAAAGAGTGTGA